The sequence TCCTTCTTAAAGGCCGGATCGCGGCGGATGCGGCGATAGGCCTGCTCCAGCTCCAGTAAGGCCGGCATCAGGGTTTCGGGCACGAAGCGCCCGCCGTAAGGGCCGAAATGACCCCGTCGATCAGGTGACAAGGTAAAACCTCCATGGATAAGTTTCGGGGTTCGAGTTTTTAGTTTTGAGAAAAATCAAATCAACCTTCTCAAGCTTTTATAAATTTATTATTCAAGGCTTTAAAGAAGGCCTTAAGTTTCTCCGGATCTTTTCGTCCGGGGGTAGCCTCCACACCGCTGGCCACATCCACAGCCTGGGGTTGGACGGCCCGGACCGCGGCCGCAACATTCTCCGGATTCAGCCCCCCGGCCAGGATCACCGGCCCCCAGGCTTTGGCCCGCCGGGCCAGGGGCCAATCAAATGTCTGGCCAGTCCCGCCCTTTTGCCCGGATTTATAGGTATCCAGCAGAAAGGCCCGCACCCGGCCCTGATAGGCAGCCATTAGTTCTAAAGAGGTCTCATCCTTAACCGGAATCACCTTGATGATGTTGCGGCCCAGGGCCTGACAGTAGTCGGGTGGCTCCTCACCGTGTAATTGCAGCCAATCCAGGCCGATCTGAG is a genomic window of Deltaproteobacteria bacterium containing:
- a CDS encoding tryptophan synthase subunit beta (catalyzes the formation of L-tryptophan from L-serine and 1-(indol-3-yl)glycerol 3-phosphate), giving the protein MSPDRRGHFGPYGGRFVPETLMPALLELEQAYRRIRRDPAFKK
- a CDS encoding phosphoribosylanthranilate isomerase produces the protein MVRVKICGLTNLADAQLACELGAQALGFIFYPKSPRYVAPDTARQIISQLPPLVLSVGVFVDEELAAVRELAAQIGLDWLQLHGEEPPDYCQALGRNIIKVIPVKDETSLELMAAYQGRVRAFLLDTYKSGQKGGTGQTFDWPLARRAKAWGPVILAGGLNPENVAAAVRAVQPQAVDVASGVEATPGRKDPEKLKAFFKALNNKFIKA